Proteins from a genomic interval of Rhipicephalus microplus isolate Deutch F79 chromosome 6, USDA_Rmic, whole genome shotgun sequence:
- the LOC142765104 gene encoding uncharacterized protein LOC142765104 has protein sequence MRIAFLALAVVAVAFVCLEVQLAGGMRIKVPKVKLSKGSKLRVPKMKLSRVSMKKVKVPKVKVPRVKMSRVRGVGKAIAHGANGAVNVVSQLGNTGATIAQTVLSNQSQKNQTSSR, from the exons ATGAGGATAGCCTTTCTTGCCCTTGCTGTAGTCGCCGTCGCCTTCGTATGCCTGGAAGTACAGCTTGCTGGAGGAA TGCGCATAAAGGTACCCAAAGTTAAGCTATCGAAGGGTTCAAAACTTCGCG TTCCCAAAATGAAGCTATCACGTGTGAGTATGAAGAAAGTGAAAG TTCCCAAAGTGAAGGTACCACGTGTGAAAATGTCTAGAGTGAGAGGTGTGG GAAAAGCTATAGCGCATGGAGCAAATGGAGCAGTGAACGTTGTAAGTCAACTTGGGAATACGG GGGCCACTATAGCACAAACTGTGCTGAGTAATCAGAGTCAGAAGAATCAAACTTCCA GCCGCTGA